TGACCAAGACGTGTGTACTGAAAAGAGCTTCTGTAACCAAAGTTATGATAAAAATACTGAAACGCATCCAAAATTACCCTAATTAGGAAAAGATCatgattacttatcatctttgTATTAATTTGCCAACATAAGGTATTTCAGCTTCATCAACGCACTATCTGACAACTTAGGATCATTTGACTCAAATCCTCCTGCATCAAGCACTATATAGACTGTAGCAAGCTAGCAAGCAGACATATAGCTGAGGAAAACAATTGATGTGGAATTTGCATGGGATGGTTTAAAACTCTTCATGACTTCAACTTGAGGGTACGTTACTTGATCAATCATGAACCCATCAGGCCAATAGAAGACTGGCAGCTTGGCTGATCTGAGgaatgtcatgtcatgtcacgTCACTCATAATGGAGCATTTAAGTTAGAACATTTATATTCACAAAATATGTCCTGTCTAGCAAATAATGCAGCAACTGATCATAAAGTAGGGCTATACACCAATTGTTCGGCATTGGTTTTGGCGCCAAACCGAGACACCACTAATGTCTACCATGAGCCAACACCACCGACCGAAACCGTGGGTTTGGAGAGAGAAAACCGATCATATATGTCTCGACGTGTATCTGTGCAGTATTTGATTTACCATCAGCGTCTTCTGTGTAGgaggagaaattgaagaagaaggcATCCGTGTCATGCTATCGTCTGCCATGGAAGAAGAATAAAGTTATAGAGAGCAACTGAGGAAGAGGATGACACTGGAAAGAAGAAaaggggtgggggggggggggttattaatttattttgaaatagcGTTGTTTAGCTtagttctattatatatatttttagcttCCAGGCCCTAAGACGGCGCCTTTTcacttatttaagtgaaacggcgtcgtttctatatatgtataatatatatatatatatgaaccagtCAGCTGATTCAACAATTTTTTGTATAGAAGAACCGAAACCAAATTGGCTGACATCAGTTCCTATGTATTTCACTTGACCGCTGACCGGTTCTTCGCCAATGTCGGCCAATTCCAACACCCGATAGTCGGTTTCTGTCAATGGAGGTCGGTTTGGCAGTTTTTAGTTCACCCCTATCACAAAGAATCAACCAATCCTCCATACACCCACACctagatatatatatcacactataagaaaaaggaCTTTTTGCGGCTATTTTTATTTCCGGCGATAGAATTATGGTTGCAAAAAgccgatttttaaattttggtaaATCTTTTGTGTCAATAATAAAAGTAGCCGCAAAAAGTCGTTATTTCCGGCTGTTTTTGTTCGCCGCAAATAATATAGCCGCAAATACCCCGTTCTATAAAACAAAATTGTCATAACAAAGTTTCCGCCGTTAAAAAAGCTTTGTTACGGCGACTTTTTGTATTATTAAGGCGACTTAATAGGTGCCTTTTAATAGATTTTCTACACTTGCTCCTCCCGCCTCTTATTTTTCCATGCGGAcccattttccctctctttctcgctctctctctctctttctgtctGCACGGGGGTTTTGGTTCATTGGTAGCCGAACCGTCTTCTCGCCATCGTCTCGCCACCGCATTCTCGCCGTCGTCTCGCCGCCGTCTTCTCGCCGGTGAGTTTCTTTTATGCTCCATCACTTTCTCtcgctctctatctctctctgtaACTCATTGGTTTCTGAACACCCGAATCAATCGGTCGTATCGCTTGTAATTTTGGGGTTGATAGATGTATCtagtttagttgttttacgttttggtctttgattttaaaatatacCTCTCGTTATTTAGCCATATGGATTGTCTAGTTTGCttataaaaggggaaaaaatggtAAATAAGCTGAGACCCACGGTGTTGTATCTCTTCCTCCCTTTCGGTTGCTTTATGGTTGTGAAGATATTTGGTTGTCAATGGTTCTAAAGATTTCTAGTTGGATGGTTTGCTTTTAATAATGAGTGtttctctctaattttatttgttgtatGGGTATTTTAATTCGTTCCAATATATAGCAAAAGCATTTAAGCCCAACATTGAAACTGTATCAGGGGCACTCTACTCGGATCAGTAAATATATTAGGGTTGTTTTACTCCATGATGGGATCTGTAGAAAGGTAGTCTGGGCTAAAGACATCACCTTGGATTCCTACGGGCAGAGATACAAAGATTTGTGATTATTAGCCTGAATTTGGCTTagttgggttgggttgggtgTGCATTAGGTTTTTCATTAGTTGAGGTTTAAACTTGACTTGGGTTGGATTGGATTGCGCCTAGTCTTGATATCATGGACACATTgagaattgaaggaatgtagtTTACTTATTCAGTAGTTATACCTCTTAACATCAGTTGCTTTATTCCTCAAAATACCAAACCAATTGATTCTTCACATAtaacttgatttgatttgaaacaCTCACCAACATATTATTCCATtactaatagattttttttttttttttaaagaaaagaggaTGAATACCCACACtaagattaaaatattgagTAACATGAACATCCAGATAAGAAAAGGTCTACCAATAAAACTGACTATCAATTAAGTCTTGtcggaaatatataaaaactcaaGCTGCTTTGAAACTCTGATTTCATTGAAAcaatctcaccatccaaacataCAACAGCAGAAAATTCATAACAAAATTAGGAAACAGATATAAAAACTATGCTTAGGAAGCATTCTCCTTTTTCAATTTTGTGAGCTCTTGCCTTACCAGTCCAGCCCTCTTAATCTTTGCCAACATAAGTTTGAACCTATCAAAGTCAGTTAGAGAAGCCCTCCTCTTCTGAACAATTAACTTTCTGCCCCAGGAACTATTCTCCCACTTTTTCTTAACATCAGCTTTTTCCATAGCATCAAGCAATTCCTTCTTCTTAGGAACCCTCTTAATGTCAATTTTAAGGTCAGTGAGAGAGAGCCTCTTGAAATTCATTTGGGATCTTTCCATATCAGGGGCATCCACGAGAGCTCGGTTCTGGTTGATGACATCGACGATGACAACGAGTTTGCCATAGTCTTCGCTGTAGTTGACAAGGGCGACCCTCCCGATCATTTCACCCAGCAGGAAAAGCAAAAAGCCCTCTTATAAAACCCATGGAGGGAATTAATTAAATGTGGTGCTGAAGTTGACAACAAGGCCAAAATGACACCCATTGATCTCTTGAAATGTACCTCTCGTGATTTTAAAATGTACCTCTCGTGATTTTGGCTTTTGGCTTATTCAATGATAAAGGATCTGTGAATAGTTTTAATTTCTACACATACTCTAATCCCCTGGATCCTCATGTGTATGCTGgttgtatttaaaatatgtgtcatcaattaatataattaatgataataaaaacttaaattcaAAGTAGCATGAATATAGTCCTATAGACTAATAATATAACCTGTAGAGTTCGGAAACTGGAAGCATGCTACTTCAAATATAGATATACAAACACGATGACTAGAAACTATTATTTTCTAGTCAAGGTACAAAGGAAGatgtgaaccaaaaaaaaaaaaaaactggacaGACCTACAATAATCTACCAATACTTGTCGAAAATAACTTctgtattaatctatatatatatatatatgtttttgtttttcaaagtgTACAACATACTTGTCCAAACAATGCAAAGTTGCAAACTATGCCCGTTCATCCAGTTGGCCTGGTTTGGGAGAGTACAAACTAGTGAatttttttgcatattttttcatatcaaCTTATAAAATACACTAGATCAGATGGGGTTAAGGGGCATATTTAGAGAACATCCTAACATCGTCCATATTGGAAAATCACACTTTTTGAGGTGCTTCTTCTATCATAATTAGTTCCTCTTCACAATGAACTTCATAATTAGTTCTATCATAATctgttatatctatatataactaACTAACTATAGATAGTTTAATTATGACACACGTAAGTAGTACTGCATGCATCCTTGTTTGAGACTAATTTTggctatatatgtacatatttgACTAACTTTCACTCAAATTTACACAGTGGCCGCTTGATGATCAAGGGATAACATTCCTTATTTCAAgcgattaattaaatatttcaaaccccaagtaaatataaattagaaattaaagtTCAAATAGATTGAAGAGTTCTATACGTACAAGTACTAAATCTTTCAAGTTTCAGAAGCTACCTacatgtaattatttaataataatatttaaaatatgtgttAGACCAATTAAGTACTTGTATTAATCCAAGGTAAGCGTGCTAggacaatatttatatatatatatataaatgcctcTATAACAAATTTTGCAAGAATAGCTGGCTATGATCTATCTCGGTTGTTTCCAACTTCGTATATGCAGAAACTGATCAGGAATATATGTTGAATATGAGACAAGAAATGAGAAAAGgtatgattaattaattagactTCTCTCGTAATTATTAATACCTGATAGATAGCTACTTGTTCCTGTGTAGCTAGGCTTTTAACCATGCAGTAGGTCAAAAGGCTAAATTACTTTGGGTGTCCTGTTTTTAGTACTCATCGACATTGGTGGGGTGAGTAGCTTTACATAATTGAGCTATATGTAAAAGATCATAAGTTGGACAGATGGGTAAATTCCCCTAATTCTACTGAATGGGTAGTAGCTTATACTTTTTCCTCCTAGtgtttaaaaatgtgtttagCTTTTAAGCCTTTTATCtagatattatttttgcatttggttcagatccttttgttttttttctgcTTGTGGAAGTCTTTAGTCTCTTCAAACATCTTCCATTTCTTATATCCCTGATTATACACTTGattttgctctcctttaatacACTCTTGATATTGTTCTGATTATCCCTAATTTTCTGCTTTGAATTTATATAATCttcttctaaatttttctttgtaaatcATTTGGGCATCCTTTCTGAAAATCAGGGTGCTCTTTCATTTAGTCTTCTGATATTCATATGCTTGCTGTGACTGCTGGCACtagataaattaattgaatCTTGACTATATATTCATGCATGGAAAACCCATTTATAACGATTTTTTGTATGCACATGGGCCAACTTACTATATATTcagattaatattttatttccctTTCTCAGTAATATGTTTCAACAATACTACTTGCCATGTTGGATTTTTCTGAAATGGAGTTTACTGTGATCAGAATCCAACAGTCACAAAAAAGAATCACCCCGTTGGCTGATTCCAACTAATTTGTAGGAGAAATCTTTAGATCAAGAGAATGCAGTACAAGTATATTGTTCTAtttctatctctcccactttttcctcttcccacgttttttttttttttattgttcttacAAACTGACTTAACCTATGATTTACGTGGCATTGTGCATGTGGTCATTCCTTATTAAACAACTCTTGCACCTCTACTTATTTCTAGATGGACAAGAGTTGGATGTAAATCACTGATAGATTTGGATCTAGAGAATATGCTAAAGGAGTGAAGGAGTTCCTTACCTTGGCCCAAACT
This Carya illinoinensis cultivar Pawnee chromosome 11, C.illinoinensisPawnee_v1, whole genome shotgun sequence DNA region includes the following protein-coding sequences:
- the LOC122282178 gene encoding 60S ribosomal protein L14-1-like, producing the protein MIGRVALVNYSEDYGKLVVIVDVINQNRALVDAPDMERSQMNFKRLSLTDLKIDIKRVPKKKELLDAMEKADVKKKWENSSWGRKLIVQKRRASLTDFDRFKLMLAKIKRAGLVRQELTKLKKENAS